A portion of the Aphelocoma coerulescens isolate FSJ_1873_10779 chromosome 1, UR_Acoe_1.0, whole genome shotgun sequence genome contains these proteins:
- the CBY2 gene encoding protein chibby homolog 2, whose amino-acid sequence MAMSAFDQRNHSMQRTEPETEYSPPQAKPRGEMFVFIDGKWLNDIYCHPALPSHQKLFSKKAQNEWSIWEENRALWRENQVLWIKTRMLWEENKALKYLQSQNKSVPVIYTDTIQQSLKNKNKPFPLFRDGNTALLFSPGNKALQAVQEKNKVFEDFQQENETLPVTWKGQKAITVHGESKDARSDLQKSTDTIAAVEKGNPGPVPQQKHEGKKKITTPAPSKIESVPSMQGEHEILRVLQDLCELLHTFLKMNRPPGEKQCCHNLYDVNRSFQEDYNKLKLQLNAVKNTVSDITAQMDMLEKEIIAVTSSMYEEAGQKLATEHQLGEMC is encoded by the coding sequence ATGGCCATGTCTGCCTTTGATCAGAGGAACCACAGCATGCAGCGTACAGAGCCTGAGACAGAATACAGCCCCCCTCAGGCAAAGCCAAGGGGTGAGATGTTTGTCTTTATTGATGGAAAGTGGCTGAATGACATCTACTGCCATCCAGCCCTTCCTTCGCACCAGAAACTCTTTAGCAAGAAGGCACAGAATGAGTGGAGCATCTGGGAGGAGAACAGAGCACTCTGGCGGGAAAACCAAGTGCTCTGGATCAAAACCAGGATGCTCTGGGAAGAAAACAAGGCCCTAAAATATCTCCAGTCACAGAACAAATCTGTCCCAGTAATTTACACTGACACTATTCAGCAAAGCCTCAAGAACAAAAATAAGCCATTTCCACTCTTCCGAGACGGGAACACAGCCCTTCTGTTCAGCCCAGGAAACAAAGCTCTCCAGGCAGTCCAGGAAAAGAATAAAGTCTTTGAGGATTTCCAGCAGGAGAATGAAACACTCCCTGTTACCTGGAAAGGCCAAAAAGCCATTACAGTCCATGGAGAGAGCAAAGATGCCCGCTCAGATCTTCAGAAGAGCACTGACACCATCGCTGCTGTGGAAAAAGGTAACCCTGGCCCAGTCCCCCAGCAGAAACATGAAGGTAAAAAGAAGATAACTACTCCAGCCCCGAGTAAGATCGAGTCTGTCCCAAGTATGCAGGGTGAGCATGAAATCCTCCGGGTTCTCCAGGACTTATGTGAGCTCCTCCACACCTTCCTGAAAATGAACCGTCCCCCTggggagaaacagtgctgtcaCAATCTCTATGACGTGAACAGATCCTTCCAAGAAGATTACAATAAATTAAAGCTGCAGCTGAATGCTGTGAAAAACACTGTGTCAGACATTACAGCTCAAATGGATATGCTGGAAAAGGAGATCATTGCCGTCACTTCCTCAATGTATGAAGAAGCAGGACAGAAGCTGGCAACTGAGCATCAGCTTGGAGAAATGTGCTAA